The Chryseolinea soli nucleotide sequence GAAAGCGTGTCCAGGTTGAAGACGATGCGGCGGATCTCGTTTTCCTTCATCATCCGTTTATAGGCCAGCGAATCGGTTTTTTGAAAGGTGCTGTAGAGACTATCCAGTGCGAGTGCGCCGCGCAGCATGTGGTCGACAAACTTGAGATAGTCTTCGTCTTCGTCCATGTAGGTGCGGTATTCCTTCCCCTCGACGCCGTATTTGTCGATGAGGAATTTCTCTGTGCCGCGGTCGCCGATGAACGTGGCCAGGTTTTCATTGAATTCGATGCTGTCTTTCACAAAAATGGTGGCGTGCGACATTTCGTGAATGATGAGGTTGGCCAGGTCGCCTTCCGAACGGTTCAGCATTTTACTGAGGATGGGGTCGGTGAACCACCCCAGCGTTGACCATCCACCCGGATTCCGAATGATGACATCATACCCTTCTGCCTCCAGTTCCTTTTTCAGGGCCAGCGCTTTTGCCTTGTCGAAGAATCCTTTGTAGGGCACCGCGCCTACCACGGGAAATGTCCATTCCTTGGGCTTCAGCTGGAACGGTTCGCAGGCCAGCACCACCCACATCACCTCCTCACCTTTTTGGTCGTAGAGGGTTTTGTAGTTTTTGGTGTCTTTCAATCCCAGCGAATCGATCGCGTATTTGCGCACCTCTTCGATGAGGTGAAGCTGTGCTTTGAGCGAATCGGGGAACTGAGGGTCGGTCAGAAATTCCTCCACCGGCCGGGCATTCCACACGATGTGCCACTGGCCATAGCCTTGTTCGGCGCCATAGCGCACCAGGTCCCAGAAGACTACCGCCAACACGGTGATCACGGCCAACAGACTCAGGAGAGTCCACTTGATTATTTTACCAACGCGCTTTCGCATTTATTCGGAATTTAGTCCTTCGTCATGAGTCTTTAGTCCTTCGTCCAACCATTGATCTCAGGACTAAAGACTCAGGACTCACTACTATCCTATCGGATCAACCCTGCAATATAAAGGGTTTGGAGAATTATTACGGCATTCCTGAAAAACGTCAACTCATTGAAACAAATTTGCTTAGCTCCATCGCCTTAAAGCAAAGCAAACATCAGCGCATTTTTTCTGTTGATATACTTGTGCATGACGTTTTTAAATTAGGGTCAGAGTCGTAATTTCACCCATCTGTAAACGTTTGGCAAGTTGGTCGTAACCCTGAGGGAGTTATCTGAGTTTAACTCCACGTTTATCCTGCTACCCCAAATCATTTTTTGTAACTATTAAACACGAACGAATAGAATGAGTGATGCAAAAGAAAAATTGAAGGCGCTTCAATTGACCCTCGACAAATTGGATAAGACCTACGGCAAAGGAACGGTCATGAAACTGAGCGACGACAAGATTGCCGACGTCGCTGCCATTTCCACCGGCTCCCTGGGGCTGGACATTGCCCTGGGTATCGGTGGAATTCCCCGCGGAAGAGTGACGGAGATTTACGGCCCGGAATCGTCTGGTAAAACTACGCTAACCCTGCATTGTATCGCCGAAGCCCAAAAAGCCGGCGGTTTGGCGGCCTTCATCGACGCCGAGCACGCTTTCGATAAAGCCTACGCCGAAAAGCTGGGCATCGATACCGAAAATTTATTGATCTCCCAGCCCGACAACGGCGAGCAAGCCCTGGAGATCGCCGACCACCTGATCCGCTCCGGTGCCATCGACATTATTGTGATCGACTCCGTAGCGGCCTTGGTACCCAAAGGTGAATTGGAAGGCGAAATGGGCGAAAGCAAAATGGGTCTTCAGGCCCGCCTGATGTCTCAAGCCCTGCGCAAGCTCACCGGTACCATCAGCAAAACCGGCTGTGCCTGCGTTTTCATCAACCAGTTGCGCGAAAAGATCGGCGTGATGTTCGGAAACCCCGAAACCACCACCGGTGGTAATGCCCTGAAATTCTATGCTTCGGTGCGCCTCGACATTCGCCGCATTGGTCAAATCAAGGAAGCTGCCGACGATATCACCGGTAACCGTGTAAAGGTGAAAGTGGTGAAGAATAAAGTTGCGCCCCCCTTCAAAGTGGTAGAGTTCGACATTATGTATGGCCGCGGCATTTCCAAGTCGGGCGAGATCGTCGACCTTGGCGTTGAATTGAATGTGATCCAGAAATCCGGTTCATGGTTTTCCTACAGCGGCAATAAACTCGGCCAGGGCCGCGACGCCGTGAAGCAATTGATCGAAGACAATCCAGAACTGATGGAAGATTTGGAAAAGCGGATCAAAGAGAAACTTGCAGGTCCGGAAGCCGCGAAGGTTTTGGAGGGCAAGGAATTGAAGGAAGTGAAGGATTAATTATTATACTATCCCAAATAAAAAACCTCCAGGAAATCCTGGAGGTTTTTTGTTGACTTTGAATTTTAGTGCATGGTCTGACAACTGCAGTGCAACGACTGGAAGCTGTGCGTCTCTTCATGCCAGGGGAAATTCTGGCTGTATTTGTTTTGCTCCCAATAGAATTTCTTCCGCGGCGTGGTGTAGTTGCCCGTTTCGTTCAGGGTGTTAGCGTCATAAACCCGGCCGTTGATCACGGTGTACACCAGCGTGTTTGAATTCGCGATGTCGTCGAGGGGATTTTTGTCCAGCACGATGAGGTCGGCGAGTTTGCCGGCTTTGAGCGAGCCGATCTGGTCGTCCATGCCCAGGTAGGCAGCCCCGTTGATGGTGGCGGAGTGCAAGGCTTCGAGCGGTTTCATACCTCCCTGCACCAGCATCCACAATTCCCAATGCGCACCCATGCCTTGCAACTGGCCGTGCGCGCCAAGATTGATCTTTACACCGGCATCGCTCAGCGTCTTGCAGGCGCGCGACGTGAGCATGTGGCCGTTCTCATATTCCTTGGGAGGCACCATGGTGCGGTGACGCGAGCGCGCATCGATGATGCCGCGGGGCGTAAAGGTGAGCAGCTTGGTGTTTTCCCACACGTTGTTGTTTTGATAGAAATAATATTCACCCGTGAGGCCCGCATAGTTCACAATGAGCGTGGGCGTGTAGCCGGTCTTGCTGTTTTTCCAAAGGGTGATCACATCGTTGTAGAGCGGCGCCACAGGAATGTTGTGCTCGATGCCCGTGTGGCCGTCCATGATCATGCTGATGTTGTGATAGAAAGTAGATCCTCCCTCAGGAACCACTTCGATACCTAATTCACGCGACGCCTGGATGATCTGTTGGCGTTGCTCGCGGCGGGGTTGGTTATAGCTTTTCACCGAGAAGGCACCAAAGGCTTTGGTTCTGCGGATGGCGCTGCGGGCATCGTCGAGGCTGTTCACCACGGCTTTGAAGTCGCCATCGGCGCCATAGAGGATCACACCCGTGGAAAATACGCGCGGGCCCATCATGTTGCCGGCCTTGATCATTTCGCTTTGGCTGAAGATCATTTCCGTGTTCGACGACGGATCGTGCGCTGTGGTCACGCCGTAGGCGAGGTTGGCAAAATACTCCCACTGCTGTTGCGGGCTCAGGCCATAGCGAAAGTTGCCCAGGTGAGCATGCACATCGATGATGCCGGGCATGATGGTCTTGCCTTTGGCGTCGATCACCTTTGTCCCTGCTGGAATAGAGACCTCACCGCTCTTACCGAGGGCTTCGATCTTGTTTTTGTTGATGACGATGGTGCCGTCCTCGATCACGCCGTCGCCTTCCATGGTGATGAGGCGCGCGCCGGTGAAGGCCACGCGGCCGTCGGGTGTGTTCGATTTTATTTTGAGACCGATCTTAATACCGGTGGTGTCCACGGGAGGCAACGTGTCGGGAGCGCCGGCCAGGAACTTGAAGCGCTTGTTCAGGTCGTTGCCAAAGTATTCTTCACCCAGTGTCCAGAAAACTTTTTTACTGTCGCGCGACCAATGCAGGCTGATGCCGGCGTCGCGGGAAAGCTGTGTCACCGGGAAGCCGGTGGACTTGGAGTCGAGGTCGATCGTTTGGCCCACGGCCGGCATGGCGGCCACAAACGCTTTGTGGAGTTGCGTGAAGGCAATCCACTTTTCGTCGGGACTGGGCACCAGGCGGTTGGCATATTTGGAAGTGACCAGCGTGCGCTCGTCACCGCCGTCGAGACGAACGCTCTTCAACGTTTTGGTGAGGTCTCCGAAGAGGTATCCGCCGGTTTGGTAGAAGATGCGCGTACCGTTGGCGTTGAACTGCGGGTATTCTCCCTGCGACACGATCCGTTTCATCTCCCCTCCTCCTGCGGGCATCCAATAGAGGCCCGGATTTTTTGTGAAGGTATAGCCTTGATGATCGTTGCCTTCTTCTTTGGCAAAAACAAGCTTACTGCCGTCGGGCGAGAAAGCAGGTGTGCGGTAGATCCCCTTTTCGGTGGTGACCTTTTTCGGGGCGGCACCTTTTGTTTTCAGGTTCAGGGTGTAGATGGCGCCCGATGTTTCGTCGCCCCAGGTCACGTAGGCGATGTCGTTGCCATTCGCGGAGAAGGCCGGCTCGAATTCAAAGTCTTTGGAGGCCGTGAGGCGTTGGGGTGTTCCGTTGGGAAGTTCCTTGCGCCAGAGGTAACCTACGGCATTGAAGAGCAAAGTTTTTCCATCGGATGATGTCACCGCGTGGCGGATAGCCTTGCTTGTAAATTCATCCGCGAAAGCGGCGTTCTTGAAATGTAAGGCTTCTGAGATCTTCAAGGTGGCCTCCACATGGAAAGGGATGTCGGTCACTTTCTGAGAGGCTACGTCGATGTTTTTGATCTTTCCTTTCGACCAGATCACAATAGCGGCATCGTTGGGTGTCCAGCTAAAGCCTGGATACACACCGTAGATGGCCCACGCTTCCTGTTGATCTTTGTTGAGGTCGTCATAGATGGGCCACTCCTCTCCCGTTTTCAGGTCGTGGATGTAGAGCACTGATTTCTCGCGCACGCGTTTCACAAAGGCCAGCTTCGATCCATCGCGCGACACCTGCGGGCGGGCCGCGCCGCCGGGGCCACCCGTTAGCACTTCCGTTTCGCCTTTCTGAAAATCGTAGCGCTTGATGACATAGATCTGGCTGTTGGGGTCCTTGTTGTATTGGAAGAATCCCCCGGGGTACATGTCCTCGCTGAAATACAGATAATGGCCATCGGGAGAAACGGAAGGTTCGTTCACGTCCTGCTGATCGTTCTTGCGTTTTGTCAGTTGAAGCCCTGTGCCCCCGGCGATGTGATACATCCACATTTCGCCGGCGCCCAGCGAGCGTTGCGAGGTGAAGTGCTTGCGGGCCACGAGATAGTTTCCATCGGGTGTCCACGCCACATTGTTGAGCAAGCGAAAGTCTTCTTTGGTCACCTGGTGGGCGTCGCTGCCGTCGCGTTTCATCACCCAGATGTTGTCGCCACCGCCGGCGTCGCTGGTGAAGGCGATGAATTTTCCATCGGGGCTAAAGCGGGGTTGCACTTCCATGGGCAAGCCGCTGCGCAGGGCTTTGGCGGTGCCGCCCTGGATAGGGAGCGTGTAAATGTCGCCCAGCAAGTCGAATACGATCTCTTTTCCGTCGGGGCTCACGTCAACGTTCAGCCAGGTGCCTTCGTCGGTGGTGAGCTTGATCTCTTTGGTGTGGGCGGCGGCGGGTGGTGTGGCCACGTCCCATTTTTTGTCTTTGTCCTGTGCCCATAACGGCAAACATCCTCCGAGGAGGACGAGGAGGGTAAACCATACTTTCATTCGGATAGGGTTAATGAGTTACTAGGCTTGAAGATAGAAAAGGTTGGGGAGGATTCAAGTGGGGCATGCATCCCGCGAAGCCCATAAAAAAAGAAATCCCGAAAGGTTCTTGCCTTCCGGGATTTAAAAGTTTTATACCTGCCGGTTTTACTTTTCTAGTTTGCACGAATGGCCAACACGGGATCCAACCGCGCAGCCAGGGCGGCCGGTATGATCCCCGAGATCAACCCGATGGCGGATGACACGCCAAGGCCGAGGGCAATATTCTTGATCGTGAGCGTCACCACCAGAGTTCCCATCGGGATGAAGGTGATGAGGAAGACGAGGAACAATCCCGCGAGCCCTCCGATCAAGCTCAGAAAGATAGCCTCGAACAAAAACTGGAAGAGAATGAAATAGTTTTTTGCACCCAATGATTTTTGTAGTCCAATAATGCTGGTGCGTTCCTTCACCGACACAAACATGATGTTGGCGATACCGAATCCGCCCACCAAAATCGAGAAGCCCCCGATGATCCAGCCGGCGACGCCCACGATATCGAAGAGTTGGCCGATCACGCTGGCAATGGCTTCGGGGCGGTTCATGGCAAAGTTATCTTTCTCGCTGGGCTTCAGCCCGCGGCGTGTGCGCAGAATACCCCGGGCTTCGTTCTCCAGTTCCACCAGGCCCACATCGGACTCGTAGCCTTTCAAGCCGATGCGCGAGGTAATTTCTTGGGGGAGACCGGTGCCGGTTTGGTATAGTCTCCGAAAGGACTGATAAGGAACGAAGGCCATGTAGTCTTTGCTGGGCGTGCCCAGGAAGCTCTGGCCCTCCTTGCGAACAACACCGATCACGGTGTATTTCAGGTCCTTGATCTTGACCAACTCGCCGACCGGATCCTTGCCGTTGGTAAATAGTGCTGCGGCAACTTCATTGCCGAGGATGACAACGTTGCGCCCTGATTCAATCTCTTCAAGGGTAAAATATCGGCCCTTTTCGATGTTTACTTCCTGGACCGCATCATAGCCTTCGCTGCCACCCAGCAGACGGATCTGGCTAATGCTGTTGCTGCCGTATTTCAGGACGACGTTACCCTTAATGGCAAAGATGGCCATGCCGCTCTCGTGCTTGAGGTTGGCTTGCAAAAATTTGAATTCGGCATAAGAGGAGTTGGGCCGGTTCCAGAAATCCCACCACCGGTATTCGCCATCGGCGTCGGCTACGAACGGCCATTTTTCGATATAAATAACCCCTGTACCGAGGAAATTGAGGCTGTCTTTGATGTTTTTCTCCAGCGAATCCACGATGGTGAGCACGGCAATGATGGCAAAGATGCCGACGGTTACCCCCAGCAAAGAAAGGATGGTGCGCAGCACGTTGGATTTGAGCGCTCTCCAGGCGAAGCGAAAACTTTCGTAAATCTGGGCTAAGGTCTTCATTCAGGAACTATTAACGCGGTTGATAGACTTTGGGTTTGTCGGCAGTTTTGTGCTCGAATTACGCCTTATAGACTTAAAAACCGCTTTTTTGTTACAGCCCCGAAAAAAGAGGGGTCTTTTGTCGAAAAGGCCAATTCTTGACTTATTTTTGCCCCTCATAAAAAAAATTACCCTTTATTGGGCTCCTTTTGCTTTCACGAATATGAAGTTATCAGAATTCAAGTTTGAACTCCCGAACAATCTTATCGCCCTCGACCCTGCCGAAAACAGGGATGAATCGCGCCTGATGGTGGTGCATAAGGATACTGGCAAAATCGAGCACAAGATCTTCAAAGATGTGGTAGACTACTTCAAAGAAGGCGATGTGATGGTCGGCAACGACACCATGGTGTTCCCCGCACGCCTTTATGGACGCAAGGAAAAGACCGGCGCCAAGATCGAAGTATTCCTCCTTCGCGAGCTCAACGCCGAAATGCATTTGTGGGATGTGCTGGTAGACCCTGCCCGCAAGATCCGCGTAGGCAACAAACTCTATTTTGGCAACGGCGACCTGGTGGCCGAAGTGATCGACAACACTACTTCCCGCGGCCGCACCATCCGCTTCCTGTTCGATGGCGACTCTGCCGCGTTCGACAAAGTGGTGGAAACTTTGGGCGAAACGCCGCTCCCCAAATACATCAAACGCAAGATCAAACCCGAAGATAAAGAGCGTTTCCAAACCATCTTCGCCAAACATAAGGGCGCGGTTTCGGCGCCGACGGCCGGCATGCACTTTACACGTCAGTTGCTGAAACGCCTCCAGATCAAAGGTGTGGATATGACATACGTGACGCTGCACATCGGCTTGGGAACATTCCGTCCCGTAGATGTTGAAGATCTCACCAAACACAAAATGGATTCCGAGAACTTCATCGTCGGCCAGGAGGCAGTAGACATCGTGAACAAGGCACTCGACAACAAAAATCACGTGTGCGCCATTGGCACGACCACGATGCGGGCATTGGAATCGGCCGTGTCGGCCACGAACCGCCTGAAGGCCCGCGAAGGCTGGACGGACAAGTTCATTTTCCCGCCCTATGACTTCAAGATCTGCAACGCCATGATCACCAACTTCCACATGCCCGAGTCGACGCTGCTCATGATGGCTTCCGCTTTCGCGGGATACGACCTGGCGATGGAAGCCTACAAAGTGGCCAAGAAGGAGAAGTATAAGTTCCTCACGTATGGCGATGCCATGCTGATCATCTAACTACGGTTTTGTTTGTTTGTTCATAATTCGGGGATCGTGCTCAGTCACGATCCTTTTTTGTTTTCTTATTTTTAGGAGATCATGAAAGAATACGCCCTCATCGTAGCCGGTGGCAAAGGCACGCGCATAAAAAGTAACACGCCAAAGCAATTCCTGGAATTGGATGGGATGCCGGTGCTGATGCATACGCTCGAGGCGTTCTACCGCTACAGCAAAAACATCCAAATCATCCTCGTGCTCCCCGCCGACGATTTTGCCACGTGGGAGATGCTGTGCACCCGCCACAAGTTCCATAAGCCCTTACTTCTCCAGCGCGGGGGTGATTCCCGTTTTCAGTCGGTGAAGAATGGGCTGGATAAAATCGAGGGCGACGGGTTGGTGGCCATCCACGACGGGGTGAGGCCGTTGATCCATGAAGACATTATCGGCGCCTCGTTCCGGCTGGCGGCCGTTCATAAGTCGGCGGTGGCGGCGGTGAGATTGAAAGAATCCATCCGGATGACCGACCAGGACACGACCAAGGCGATGGACCGGTCGCGGTTCCGGCTCATCCAGACGCCGCAGACTTTCCAGGTGGACCTCATCAAAAAAGCATACGCCCTGAAAGAAGACGACACCCTCACCGACGACGCCAGCGTGGCCGAACGGGCGGGACATGCCATTTCCTTGTTTGAGGGAAGCTACGAGAACATCAAGATCACTACGCCGGAAGACCTGGTGGTGGCCGAGGCGCTGCTGCTGTCCCGCAAAGGGCGGGGCTAGAAAAGACAAAAGCCGGCTATCGCCGGCTTTCTTGTTATGGTTGTCTCCCGTGGAGCGGATCAGTATTCGTCTTCGTTAAAGAAAAAGTCTTCTTTCGTCGGATAGTCGGGCCAAATCTCTTCGATGCTTTCGTAGGGTTGTCCGTCATCTTCAAGTTCCTGGAGGTTTTCGACAACTTCCAGTGGCGCGCCGGAGCGGATGGAATAATCTATCAACTCATCTTTTGTAGCCGGCCAAGGCGCATCTTCTAAGTAAGAGGCAAGTTCAAGCGTCCAATACATAGTTTTAGTCCTCCGTTAATTTCCCGCAAAAATAGAATTTAATTGATCAAAACAAACTTTATTTCCCTTATCGTTATCCAGGCCCCAAAAGTTCAATTTTAAATCGATTTCTTCTTCCATAGGTAACCTCCTCCGCTGAAGCTCCCGCCTTCGCTAAAGCTCCCGCCTTCGCTAAAGCTACGGCGGGCAAGACGGCGGGCAAGACGGCGGGCAAGACGGCGGGCCCACCTTCATTAAAGCTATGGCGGGCAAGCGAGAGGCGCATTTCCTGCCGCCTGTGTTACACCTGAGAATGTTTTTTTGCCATATTTGCGCCCACCAAGGCATATGCTGGTTGAACGTTTGAGACCTCGCGCGTATTGCCCTGCGCTCTCCCTGCAATCATTTTCAACAACCCGATAACAATGGCCGACGAAAAAATTATCTTTTCTATGGCGGGGGTCAACAAGATCTATCCGCCCAGTAAACAAGTACTTAAGAACATTTACCTCTCTTTTTTCTATGGCGCCAAGATCGGCGTGCTGGGGTTGAACGGCTCCGGTAAGTCGTCGTTGCTGCGCATCATTGCGGGCATCGACAAGGAATTCCAGGGCGAAGTGGTGTCCGACCTCAGCTTTAGCGTGGGCCTGCTGGAGCAGGAGCCACTGCTCGATAAGACCAAGACCGTGAAGGAGATCGTGGAAGAAGGTGTGAAGGATGTTGTGGCGCTGCTGAAAGAATTCGAAGCGATCAACGAAAAATTTGCCGACCCTGCCGTCATGGACGATCCCGACGCCATGGACAAGCTCATCACCAAACAAGGCGAGATCCAGGAAAAGCTCGATGCCACCAACGCCTGGGAACTGGACAACAAGCTGGAACGCGCCATGGATGCCCTCCGTTGCCCGCCTCCCGATTCGAAAGTGGAATTTCTTTCGGGTGGTGAAAAACGCCGTGTAGCCCTGTGCCGCCTGTTGCTGCAGGAACCCGACGTGCTCCTCCTCGACGAACCCACCAACCACCTGGACGCCGAATCGGTCTACTGGCTGGAACAACACTTGAAACAATACAAAGGCACCGTCATCGCCGTGACCCACGACCGCTACTTCCTCGACAACGTGGCCGGCTGGATCCTTGAACTGGACCGCGGCGAAGGCATTCCCTGGAAAGGAAATTACTCGTCGTGGCTGGAACAAAAACAGAAACGCCTCGCTCAGGAAGAGAAATCGGAGTCTAAACGCCAAAAAGCGTTGGAACGCGAATTGGAGTGGGTGCGCATGAATCCAAAAGGACGGCAAGCCAAAGGAAAGGCCCGCCTCAGCGCCTATGAAAAATTATTGAGCCAGGAAACGCGCGAGAAAGAAGAGAAACTGGAACTCTTCATCCCGCCCGGACCGCGCTTGGGTAACAAAGTGATCGAAGCCAACGGAGTGGCCAAAGGCTATGGCGACAAGCTGCTCTACGAAAACCTCACCTTCTCCCTGCCCCCGGCGGGCATTGTGGGCATCATCGGCCCCAACGGTGCGGGTAAGACCACGTTGTTCAAGATGATCATCGGCAAGGAGAAACCGGATGCCGGTTCGTTCACAGTGGGCGAAACTGTGAAGATCGCCTACGTGGACCAGGAGCACGACGACCTGAAACCGGACGACACCGTTTGGCAGGCCATCACCGGGGGCAACGAGTTGATGGAGCTTGGCGGCAAACAAACGAACTCCCGCGCGTATGTGGGTAAGTTCAACTTCAACGGCACGGATCAGCAGAAGAAGGTGAAGGAGCTTTCAGGGGGCATGCGCAACCGCGTGCACCTGGCCATTGCGTTGAAGCAGGGCGGCAACCTGCTTTTGTTGGATGAGCCTACCAACGATCTTGACGTGAACACGCTGCGTGCGTTGGAAGAAGCATTGGACAACTTTGGCGGTTGTGCAGTGATCATTTCTCACGACCGGTGGTTTTTGGATCGCGTTTGCACGCACATCCTCGCTTTTGAAGGCGACTCTCAGGTGTTTTGGTTTGAGGGTGGGTTCAGCGAATACGAAGAGAATAAGCGGAAGCGGCTTGGCGATGAGCAGCCGCACCGGATCAAGTATAAGAAGCTGGTGAAGTAATTTTTCACCGCCTGACCTCCGCTAAAGCTTCGGCGAGCAAAGAAAGGCGCAAAGTCGGCGCAAAGAACATTGCGTTTAACTTTGCGCCTTAGCGTCTTTGCGGTTTAATATGATTTTATGCGAAGTATCTACACCATCATCCTTCTCGTCCTCTCCAACACGTTTATGACGTTGGCCTGGTATGGTCACCTTAAATTCAAGGAGATGAAATGGAGCCAGCATCTGCCCATCATCACGGTGATCCTCATCAGCTGGGGCATCGCGTTCTTTGAGTACATGCTGCAGGTGCCGGCGAACCGGTTGGGATTCAAGGAATATGGCGGGCCTTTCACGTTGTTGCAACTCAAGATTATCCAGGAGGTGATCACACTGGTAGTGTTTGTAGGCTTCTCGTTGCTGTTGTTTAAAAC carries:
- a CDS encoding aminopeptidase — encoded protein: MRKRVGKIIKWTLLSLLAVITVLAVVFWDLVRYGAEQGYGQWHIVWNARPVEEFLTDPQFPDSLKAQLHLIEEVRKYAIDSLGLKDTKNYKTLYDQKGEEVMWVVLACEPFQLKPKEWTFPVVGAVPYKGFFDKAKALALKKELEAEGYDVIIRNPGGWSTLGWFTDPILSKMLNRSEGDLANLIIHEMSHATIFVKDSIEFNENLATFIGDRGTEKFLIDKYGVEGKEYRTYMDEDEDYLKFVDHMLRGALALDSLYSTFQKTDSLAYKRMMKENEIRRIVFNLDTLSLALTSRPSQRYKDRLPNNAYFMNFRQYQAKQDIFGDEWRTRFHSDLKAYIKFLSEKYPFL
- the recA gene encoding recombinase RecA, which translates into the protein MSDAKEKLKALQLTLDKLDKTYGKGTVMKLSDDKIADVAAISTGSLGLDIALGIGGIPRGRVTEIYGPESSGKTTLTLHCIAEAQKAGGLAAFIDAEHAFDKAYAEKLGIDTENLLISQPDNGEQALEIADHLIRSGAIDIIVIDSVAALVPKGELEGEMGESKMGLQARLMSQALRKLTGTISKTGCACVFINQLREKIGVMFGNPETTTGGNALKFYASVRLDIRRIGQIKEAADDITGNRVKVKVVKNKVAPPFKVVEFDIMYGRGISKSGEIVDLGVELNVIQKSGSWFSYSGNKLGQGRDAVKQLIEDNPELMEDLEKRIKEKLAGPEAAKVLEGKELKEVKD
- a CDS encoding amidohydrolase family protein, which produces MKVWFTLLVLLGGCLPLWAQDKDKKWDVATPPAAAHTKEIKLTTDEGTWLNVDVSPDGKEIVFDLLGDIYTLPIQGGTAKALRSGLPMEVQPRFSPDGKFIAFTSDAGGGDNIWVMKRDGSDAHQVTKEDFRLLNNVAWTPDGNYLVARKHFTSQRSLGAGEMWMYHIAGGTGLQLTKRKNDQQDVNEPSVSPDGHYLYFSEDMYPGGFFQYNKDPNSQIYVIKRYDFQKGETEVLTGGPGGAARPQVSRDGSKLAFVKRVREKSVLYIHDLKTGEEWPIYDDLNKDQQEAWAIYGVYPGFSWTPNDAAIVIWSKGKIKNIDVASQKVTDIPFHVEATLKISEALHFKNAAFADEFTSKAIRHAVTSSDGKTLLFNAVGYLWRKELPNGTPQRLTASKDFEFEPAFSANGNDIAYVTWGDETSGAIYTLNLKTKGAAPKKVTTEKGIYRTPAFSPDGSKLVFAKEEGNDHQGYTFTKNPGLYWMPAGGGEMKRIVSQGEYPQFNANGTRIFYQTGGYLFGDLTKTLKSVRLDGGDERTLVTSKYANRLVPSPDEKWIAFTQLHKAFVAAMPAVGQTIDLDSKSTGFPVTQLSRDAGISLHWSRDSKKVFWTLGEEYFGNDLNKRFKFLAGAPDTLPPVDTTGIKIGLKIKSNTPDGRVAFTGARLITMEGDGVIEDGTIVINKNKIEALGKSGEVSIPAGTKVIDAKGKTIMPGIIDVHAHLGNFRYGLSPQQQWEYFANLAYGVTTAHDPSSNTEMIFSQSEMIKAGNMMGPRVFSTGVILYGADGDFKAVVNSLDDARSAIRRTKAFGAFSVKSYNQPRREQRQQIIQASRELGIEVVPEGGSTFYHNISMIMDGHTGIEHNIPVAPLYNDVITLWKNSKTGYTPTLIVNYAGLTGEYYFYQNNNVWENTKLLTFTPRGIIDARSRHRTMVPPKEYENGHMLTSRACKTLSDAGVKINLGAHGQLQGMGAHWELWMLVQGGMKPLEALHSATINGAAYLGMDDQIGSLKAGKLADLIVLDKNPLDDIANSNTLVYTVINGRVYDANTLNETGNYTTPRKKFYWEQNKYSQNFPWHEETHSFQSLHCSCQTMH
- a CDS encoding ABC transporter permease, giving the protein MKTLAQIYESFRFAWRALKSNVLRTILSLLGVTVGIFAIIAVLTIVDSLEKNIKDSLNFLGTGVIYIEKWPFVADADGEYRWWDFWNRPNSSYAEFKFLQANLKHESGMAIFAIKGNVVLKYGSNSISQIRLLGGSEGYDAVQEVNIEKGRYFTLEEIESGRNVVILGNEVAAALFTNGKDPVGELVKIKDLKYTVIGVVRKEGQSFLGTPSKDYMAFVPYQSFRRLYQTGTGLPQEITSRIGLKGYESDVGLVELENEARGILRTRRGLKPSEKDNFAMNRPEAIASVIGQLFDIVGVAGWIIGGFSILVGGFGIANIMFVSVKERTSIIGLQKSLGAKNYFILFQFLFEAIFLSLIGGLAGLFLVFLITFIPMGTLVVTLTIKNIALGLGVSSAIGLISGIIPAALAARLDPVLAIRAN
- the queA gene encoding tRNA preQ1(34) S-adenosylmethionine ribosyltransferase-isomerase QueA, translating into MKLSEFKFELPNNLIALDPAENRDESRLMVVHKDTGKIEHKIFKDVVDYFKEGDVMVGNDTMVFPARLYGRKEKTGAKIEVFLLRELNAEMHLWDVLVDPARKIRVGNKLYFGNGDLVAEVIDNTTSRGRTIRFLFDGDSAAFDKVVETLGETPLPKYIKRKIKPEDKERFQTIFAKHKGAVSAPTAGMHFTRQLLKRLQIKGVDMTYVTLHIGLGTFRPVDVEDLTKHKMDSENFIVGQEAVDIVNKALDNKNHVCAIGTTTMRALESAVSATNRLKAREGWTDKFIFPPYDFKICNAMITNFHMPESTLLMMASAFAGYDLAMEAYKVAKKEKYKFLTYGDAMLII
- a CDS encoding 2-C-methyl-D-erythritol 4-phosphate cytidylyltransferase; translation: MKEYALIVAGGKGTRIKSNTPKQFLELDGMPVLMHTLEAFYRYSKNIQIILVLPADDFATWEMLCTRHKFHKPLLLQRGGDSRFQSVKNGLDKIEGDGLVAIHDGVRPLIHEDIIGASFRLAAVHKSAVAAVRLKESIRMTDQDTTKAMDRSRFRLIQTPQTFQVDLIKKAYALKEDDTLTDDASVAERAGHAISLFEGSYENIKITTPEDLVVAEALLLSRKGRG
- a CDS encoding DUF2795 domain-containing protein codes for the protein MYWTLELASYLEDAPWPATKDELIDYSIRSGAPLEVVENLQELEDDGQPYESIEEIWPDYPTKEDFFFNEDEY
- the ettA gene encoding energy-dependent translational throttle protein EttA, giving the protein MADEKIIFSMAGVNKIYPPSKQVLKNIYLSFFYGAKIGVLGLNGSGKSSLLRIIAGIDKEFQGEVVSDLSFSVGLLEQEPLLDKTKTVKEIVEEGVKDVVALLKEFEAINEKFADPAVMDDPDAMDKLITKQGEIQEKLDATNAWELDNKLERAMDALRCPPPDSKVEFLSGGEKRRVALCRLLLQEPDVLLLDEPTNHLDAESVYWLEQHLKQYKGTVIAVTHDRYFLDNVAGWILELDRGEGIPWKGNYSSWLEQKQKRLAQEEKSESKRQKALERELEWVRMNPKGRQAKGKARLSAYEKLLSQETREKEEKLELFIPPGPRLGNKVIEANGVAKGYGDKLLYENLTFSLPPAGIVGIIGPNGAGKTTLFKMIIGKEKPDAGSFTVGETVKIAYVDQEHDDLKPDDTVWQAITGGNELMELGGKQTNSRAYVGKFNFNGTDQQKKVKELSGGMRNRVHLAIALKQGGNLLLLDEPTNDLDVNTLRALEEALDNFGGCAVIISHDRWFLDRVCTHILAFEGDSQVFWFEGGFSEYEENKRKRLGDEQPHRIKYKKLVK
- a CDS encoding DMT family protein translates to MRSIYTIILLVLSNTFMTLAWYGHLKFKEMKWSQHLPIITVILISWGIAFFEYMLQVPANRLGFKEYGGPFTLLQLKIIQEVITLVVFVGFSLLLFKTETFRLNHLIGFVFLILAVYFIFKK